The nucleotide window TTCCTTTTGAATACCGATAAAATCAGCGGTTAACATTAACACTTCTCTACCCTTTAAATATTCTGGAAAAGAAGGAACATCAGGAACAAAAGAAATATATTCTTTATATCTATTATCGTCTTTATTTAGCGGTTTCCCATCAAAACTTATAATCCCTTCATCAAATGATATAAACTGCATAATACTATGAAGGGTTGTCGTTTTTCCCGCACCATTTCTTCCTATAAATCCATAAATTTCTTTTTCTTTAACTTCTAGATTTAATTGATTTAATGCTTTAAAAGTACCATATGTTTTAACTAAGTTCTCTATCTTTAATAGTGACATCATCTCTACCAATTAGTAAATAAACAATCCAAGTAAAACTGATAATTAACACAATGACTGCCCAAGCAATTTTACTAATATGGCGCACCTCTCTTTCCACTTTGAAAATATCTATGACTGCGTAGATTTTAAACCCTAAATCAATCAAAATTATAGGACTTGCAACTAAAATAATTAGAATATAAT belongs to Methanocalculus natronophilus and includes:
- a CDS encoding ABC transporter ATP-binding protein, with amino-acid sequence MMSLLKIENLVKTYGTFKALNQLNLEVKEKEIYGFIGRNGAGKTTTLHSIMQFISFDEGIISFDGKPLNKDDNRYKEYISFVPDVPSFPEYLKGREVLMLTADFIGIQKEKQKALIDSIIEKTYLPYPNKKVSQYSRGMKQRLAIACG
- a CDS encoding PLDc N-terminal domain-containing protein — encoded protein: YILIILVASPIILIDLGFKIYAVIDIFKVEREVRHISKIAWAVIVLIISFTWIVYLLIGRDDVTIKDRELS